In a single window of the Drosophila albomicans strain 15112-1751.03 chromosome 3, ASM965048v2, whole genome shotgun sequence genome:
- the LOC117571401 gene encoding prosaposin-like, with amino-acid sequence MQNGPSLVSGAVFFCFLIVSSTCLGEVGNDVSYQSDSTESDFESKGQSVIQPDQTSCTTCTLMALALKKFVNQHYDMKTALDSVCSVQPNEDLKNKCWEMLETHKLQIIELLSKNVAYQEICRTINMCSLLEDGYENIQLVDTFPESTNDELIQNMMQYLLEDIQLVETFPESTDDEYSIEKIPFLVEQHNWLNGAECYVCKKVIKEFKKFAEHHNDKGSIERAVHQICHKLGKLSHKCEKLAEKHLNKIVDLILKRVNNKKICKTIGMCKSSIRNEDVELFQKDTETSKALQGLQLENPKQGPFRLICELVLEKFEMLLDTNEKRNHILHRMLFTCDKLPTFMREPCQDVIHSYGYALLDLLSKLTPHEFCHILANRLDLTN; translated from the exons atgcaaaacggtCCCAGTTTAGTCAGTGGAGCAGTGTTTTTTTGCT tcCTGATCGTATCCTCAACATGTCTTGGAGAAGTTGGCAACGATGTTAG TTATCAAAGTGACAGTACTGAGAGCGACTTCGAATCAAAAGGACAGAGCGTCATCCAACCTGATCAGACGTCTTGCACAACATGTACCCTAATGGCACTAGCATTAAAG AAATTTGTCAATCAACATTATGATATGAAGACAGCTCTGGATAGCGTGTGCTCTGTGCAGCCAAATGAAGATCTGAAAAATAAATGCTGGGAAATGTTAGAAACGCACAAACTTCAgattattgaattattgtCGAAAAATGTAGCTTATCAAGAAATTTGCAGAACTATTAACATGTGCTCATTGCTGGAGGATGGATATG aaaacATCCAACTCGTGGACACATTCCCCGAGTCGACTAATGATGAATTAATTCAGAATATGatgcaatatttattagaaGACATTCAACTCGTGGAGACATTCCCTGAGTCGACTGATGATGAATATTCCATCGAAAAAATTCCATTTCTGGTAGAACAGCATAATTGGCTGAATGGAGCAGAATGCTACGTTTGTAAGAAAGTTATCAAAGAGTTCAAAAAATTTGCGGAACACCATAACGACAAGGGTAGTATTGAGAGGGCAGTGCATCAAATCTGCCATAAGCTAGGTAAACTTTCTCATAAGTGCGAAAAATTGGCGGAGAAGCACCTCAATAAGATTGTCGACCTAATATTAAAGCGtgtcaataacaaaaaaatctgcaaaacaaTTGGAATGTGTAAATCTTCTATTCGAAATGAAGATG ttgaacTGTTTCAAAAGGACACGGAAACAAGTAAAGCACTGCAGGGACTACAATTAGAAAATCCTAAGCAAGGTCCTTTTCGTTTAATTTGTGAGCTCGTTCTGGAAAAGTTTGAGATGTTACTAGACACTAATGAAAAACGTAACCACATCTTGCACAGAATGCTATTTACATGTGATAAACTTCCAACATTTATGCGTGAACCGTGCCAAGATGTCATACATAGTTATGGTTATGCTCTCTTGGATTTGCTAAGCAAACTAACACCCCATGAGTTCTGTCACATTCTCGCAAATCGTTTAGATCTGACCAACTGA
- the LOC117571402 gene encoding oxysterol-binding protein-related protein 2 isoform X1 gives MAESEHAQRHALPAAMISRKKISVWSILKNCIGKDLSKITMPVVLNEPLSFLQRLCEYMEYAEILTQAAHQDNPADRMKCVAAFAVSALASNWDRLGKPFNPLLGETYELQKEDYRIICEQVSHHPPVSAFHAESTDFKFHGSINPKIKFSGKNVEVHPNGIVTVEFPKWNETYTWSNVNCCVHNIIVGKLWIEQHGTMEITNHSTGHTAKLIFKSSTSADKDLHRVEGFVKDENGQNLFFLYGKWTKFLKCCPYENYDEYRKHEMKIKDDKETTASPNATPKRMFSKLNSFKLNSFRSLSIQDHENYPPADIDGDFPRSDSSFSLDIPDSTLLWSCNPRPENSSEYYNFTNFAMQLNAMDNMKPPDTLCPTDARLRPDILCLENGDLDGASKEKTRLEEKQRDSRKLKKSEDGGDFTPRWFKKVYSPFTKSEVWLYSGSYWNRDYETTNSLF, from the exons ATGGCCGAAAGTGAACACGCTCAACG tCACGCACTTCCAGCTGCGATGATTTCTCGCAAGAAAATTAGTGTTTGGTCCATACTTAAGAACTGCATTGGCAAAGATCTCAGCAAAATCACAATGCCCGTTGTGCTGAATGAACCTCTGAGCTTCCTTCAAAGGTTATGCGAGTATATGGAGTATGCGGAGATCCTGACGCAAGCTGCACATCAGGATAATCCAGCAGACCGCATGAAATGTGTTGCAG CTTTTGCTGTTTCTGCTTTGGCTTCCAATTGGGATCGGTTGGGCAAACCATTTAATCCGCTCTTAGGAGAAACGTACGAACTGCAGAAGGAAGATTATCGAATTATTTGCGAGCAGGTTTCTCATCATCCACCTGTTTCTGCCTTCCATGCTGAGTCGacagattttaaatttcatggTTCAATTAATCCAAAGATCAAGTTCAGCGGCAAGAATGTTGAAGTCCATCCAAATGGAATTGTTACTGTTGAGTTTCCCAA ATGGAATGAAACATACACTTGGAGCAATGTCAATTGTTGTGTGCATAACATAATCGTGGGGAAACTTTGGATCGAGCAACATGGTACAATGGAGATTACCAATCATTCAACTGGACATACAGCcaagttaatatttaaatcatcGACATCTGCCGATAAGGATCTGCATAGAGTTGAAGGATTTGTCAAGGATGAAAA TGGTcaaaatttgttctttttgtacGGTAAATGgacaaagtttttaaaatgctGCCCATATGAGAATTACGATGAATATCGAAAACACGAGATGAAAATTAAAGATGACAAGGAAACTACTGCTTCACCCAATGCCACGCCGAAAAGAATGTTTTccaaattaaatagttttaaactCAACTCGTTTCGCAGCTTATCCATACAGGAT CATGAGAACTACCCACCTGCTGATATAGACGGCGATTTTCCCAGAAGTGATTCTTCCTTCTCCCTGGATATACCAGATTCCACGTTATTGTGGAGCTGCAATCCCAGACCTGAGAATAGTAGCGAg TATTATAATTTCACAAACTTTGCGATGCAATTGAATGCTATGGATAATATGAAACCACCAGATACCTTATGTCCCACCGATGCTAGGTTGCGTCCTGATATATTATGCTTAGAGAACGGCGATCTTGATGGTGCGTCCAAAGAAAAGACCCGGCTGGAAGAGAAGCAGAGAGACTCgagaaaactgaaaaagtCCGAAGATGGAGGAGATTTTACTCCTAG GTGGTTTAAGAAGGTCTACAGCCCTTTTACAAAAAGTGAAGTTTGGCTATATAGTGGCAGCTATTGGAATCGCGACTACGAAACTAcgaattcattattttag
- the LOC117571402 gene encoding oxysterol-binding protein-related protein 2 isoform X2: protein MISRKKISVWSILKNCIGKDLSKITMPVVLNEPLSFLQRLCEYMEYAEILTQAAHQDNPADRMKCVAAFAVSALASNWDRLGKPFNPLLGETYELQKEDYRIICEQVSHHPPVSAFHAESTDFKFHGSINPKIKFSGKNVEVHPNGIVTVEFPKWNETYTWSNVNCCVHNIIVGKLWIEQHGTMEITNHSTGHTAKLIFKSSTSADKDLHRVEGFVKDENGQNLFFLYGKWTKFLKCCPYENYDEYRKHEMKIKDDKETTASPNATPKRMFSKLNSFKLNSFRSLSIQDHENYPPADIDGDFPRSDSSFSLDIPDSTLLWSCNPRPENSSEYYNFTNFAMQLNAMDNMKPPDTLCPTDARLRPDILCLENGDLDGASKEKTRLEEKQRDSRKLKKSEDGGDFTPRWFKKVYSPFTKSEVWLYSGSYWNRDYETTNSLF, encoded by the exons ATGATTTCTCGCAAGAAAATTAGTGTTTGGTCCATACTTAAGAACTGCATTGGCAAAGATCTCAGCAAAATCACAATGCCCGTTGTGCTGAATGAACCTCTGAGCTTCCTTCAAAGGTTATGCGAGTATATGGAGTATGCGGAGATCCTGACGCAAGCTGCACATCAGGATAATCCAGCAGACCGCATGAAATGTGTTGCAG CTTTTGCTGTTTCTGCTTTGGCTTCCAATTGGGATCGGTTGGGCAAACCATTTAATCCGCTCTTAGGAGAAACGTACGAACTGCAGAAGGAAGATTATCGAATTATTTGCGAGCAGGTTTCTCATCATCCACCTGTTTCTGCCTTCCATGCTGAGTCGacagattttaaatttcatggTTCAATTAATCCAAAGATCAAGTTCAGCGGCAAGAATGTTGAAGTCCATCCAAATGGAATTGTTACTGTTGAGTTTCCCAA ATGGAATGAAACATACACTTGGAGCAATGTCAATTGTTGTGTGCATAACATAATCGTGGGGAAACTTTGGATCGAGCAACATGGTACAATGGAGATTACCAATCATTCAACTGGACATACAGCcaagttaatatttaaatcatcGACATCTGCCGATAAGGATCTGCATAGAGTTGAAGGATTTGTCAAGGATGAAAA TGGTcaaaatttgttctttttgtacGGTAAATGgacaaagtttttaaaatgctGCCCATATGAGAATTACGATGAATATCGAAAACACGAGATGAAAATTAAAGATGACAAGGAAACTACTGCTTCACCCAATGCCACGCCGAAAAGAATGTTTTccaaattaaatagttttaaactCAACTCGTTTCGCAGCTTATCCATACAGGAT CATGAGAACTACCCACCTGCTGATATAGACGGCGATTTTCCCAGAAGTGATTCTTCCTTCTCCCTGGATATACCAGATTCCACGTTATTGTGGAGCTGCAATCCCAGACCTGAGAATAGTAGCGAg TATTATAATTTCACAAACTTTGCGATGCAATTGAATGCTATGGATAATATGAAACCACCAGATACCTTATGTCCCACCGATGCTAGGTTGCGTCCTGATATATTATGCTTAGAGAACGGCGATCTTGATGGTGCGTCCAAAGAAAAGACCCGGCTGGAAGAGAAGCAGAGAGACTCgagaaaactgaaaaagtCCGAAGATGGAGGAGATTTTACTCCTAG GTGGTTTAAGAAGGTCTACAGCCCTTTTACAAAAAGTGAAGTTTGGCTATATAGTGGCAGCTATTGGAATCGCGACTACGAAACTAcgaattcattattttag
- the LOC117571402 gene encoding oxysterol-binding protein-related protein 2 isoform X3: MGQAFAVSALASNWDRLGKPFNPLLGETYELQKEDYRIICEQVSHHPPVSAFHAESTDFKFHGSINPKIKFSGKNVEVHPNGIVTVEFPKWNETYTWSNVNCCVHNIIVGKLWIEQHGTMEITNHSTGHTAKLIFKSSTSADKDLHRVEGFVKDENGQNLFFLYGKWTKFLKCCPYENYDEYRKHEMKIKDDKETTASPNATPKRMFSKLNSFKLNSFRSLSIQDHENYPPADIDGDFPRSDSSFSLDIPDSTLLWSCNPRPENSSEYYNFTNFAMQLNAMDNMKPPDTLCPTDARLRPDILCLENGDLDGASKEKTRLEEKQRDSRKLKKSEDGGDFTPRWFKKVYSPFTKSEVWLYSGSYWNRDYETTNSLF; this comes from the exons ATGGGCCAAG CTTTTGCTGTTTCTGCTTTGGCTTCCAATTGGGATCGGTTGGGCAAACCATTTAATCCGCTCTTAGGAGAAACGTACGAACTGCAGAAGGAAGATTATCGAATTATTTGCGAGCAGGTTTCTCATCATCCACCTGTTTCTGCCTTCCATGCTGAGTCGacagattttaaatttcatggTTCAATTAATCCAAAGATCAAGTTCAGCGGCAAGAATGTTGAAGTCCATCCAAATGGAATTGTTACTGTTGAGTTTCCCAA ATGGAATGAAACATACACTTGGAGCAATGTCAATTGTTGTGTGCATAACATAATCGTGGGGAAACTTTGGATCGAGCAACATGGTACAATGGAGATTACCAATCATTCAACTGGACATACAGCcaagttaatatttaaatcatcGACATCTGCCGATAAGGATCTGCATAGAGTTGAAGGATTTGTCAAGGATGAAAA TGGTcaaaatttgttctttttgtacGGTAAATGgacaaagtttttaaaatgctGCCCATATGAGAATTACGATGAATATCGAAAACACGAGATGAAAATTAAAGATGACAAGGAAACTACTGCTTCACCCAATGCCACGCCGAAAAGAATGTTTTccaaattaaatagttttaaactCAACTCGTTTCGCAGCTTATCCATACAGGAT CATGAGAACTACCCACCTGCTGATATAGACGGCGATTTTCCCAGAAGTGATTCTTCCTTCTCCCTGGATATACCAGATTCCACGTTATTGTGGAGCTGCAATCCCAGACCTGAGAATAGTAGCGAg TATTATAATTTCACAAACTTTGCGATGCAATTGAATGCTATGGATAATATGAAACCACCAGATACCTTATGTCCCACCGATGCTAGGTTGCGTCCTGATATATTATGCTTAGAGAACGGCGATCTTGATGGTGCGTCCAAAGAAAAGACCCGGCTGGAAGAGAAGCAGAGAGACTCgagaaaactgaaaaagtCCGAAGATGGAGGAGATTTTACTCCTAG GTGGTTTAAGAAGGTCTACAGCCCTTTTACAAAAAGTGAAGTTTGGCTATATAGTGGCAGCTATTGGAATCGCGACTACGAAACTAcgaattcattattttag
- the LOC117571403 gene encoding peptidylglycine alpha-hydroxylating monooxygenase, whose product MTLLLHTFYSYILLWNAITAYGLVDPKSSVYQRNEIYNNNNDDVEERTGSFPFLMPFVSPKTPDLYLCTPIKVDPTTSYYIVGYKPNATMNTAHHMLLYGCGEPGSTKVTWNCGEMAQSTEEETASPCGPHSHSQILYAWARDAPRLDLPPGVGFKVGKDSQTKYLVLQVHYAHVDKFRDGATDDSGIFLQYTEKPLKKLAGTLLLGTDGIIPPMRTENMEAACEITENKTIHPFAYRTHTHALGKVVSGYRVRSNAQGVQEWTLLGKRDPLTPQMFYNVENTSPIVTGDYVAARCTMKSTRHRATGIGPTSEDEMCNFYLMYYVEEGEPLDMKYCFSQGAPNYYWANPDTGLHNIPHIEASTL is encoded by the exons ATGACACTTTTGTTACACACATTCTATTCATACATATTACTCTGGAATGCTATCACTGCATATGGACTCGTTGATCCCAAATCGAGCGTCTATCAAAGGAATGAAAtctataataacaataatgatgACGTTGAGGAGCGTACGGGATCGTTTCCATTCCTAATGCCTTTCGTCTCGCCAAAAACT CCAGACCTATACTTATGCACTCCCATCAAAGTCGACCCAACGACTTCATATTACATAG TTGGCTACAAACCAAATGCCACCATGAATACCGCTCATCATATGTTGCTTTATGGCTGCGGAGAACCAGGCTCAACAAAAGTCACTTG GAACTGTGGCGAAATGGCCCAATCGACAGAGGAGGAAACAGCCAGCCCCTGTGGACCACATTCTCACTCGCAAATTTTATATGCTTGGGCAAGAGATGCACCAAGACTTGATCTACCTCCAGGAGTCGGCTTCAAAGTGGGCAAGGATTCGCAAACTAAATATTTGGTTTTACAAGTTCATTATGCCCACGTTGACAAATTCCGAG ATGGCGCTACAGATGATTCTGGCATATTTCTGCAGTACACTGAAAAACC ATTGAAGAAGTTGGCTGGCACATTGCTCTTGGGTACCGATGGCATTATTCCTCCCATGAGAACGGAAAATATGGAAGCTGCTTGTGAAATAACTGAGAACAAAACGATTCATCCATTTGCGTATCGAACGCACACTCATGCATTGGGAAAAGTTGTCTCCGGATATAGGGTTCGCTCCAATGCTCAAGGAGTACAGGAATGGACGTTACTAGGCAAGAGGGATCCACTAACTCCGCAAATGTTTTACAATGTCGAGAACACGTCGCCCATAGTTACCGGAGACTATGTGGCGGCTAGATGTACCATGAAAAGCACTAGACATCGTGCCACAGGCATCGG TCCAACCAGTGAAGATGAAATGTGCAATTTTTACCTGATGTACTACGTTGAAGAGGGCGAGCCCTTAGACATGAAATATTGCTTCAGTCAAGGAGCTCCCAACTATTATTGGGCCAATCCAGATACCGGACTACATAACATTCCACATATCGAAGCCAGTACTTTGTAA